The sequence TATTCTGAATTTCCAAAACTATCCCCCCAAATGGCCACGTGGCGATAGCTGAAAATTTAGACACAGAGTAAACAAACGGTTGGGAAGAGTTGAACTCAGTTGTTCAGTGTTCTCAGTTCTTACTTTCTCAGCCTTAGGGAATTTGAACATCTTTCTTCTGCTTTTCCCAGCAAAACTGAAATAAGGTTTGGTTTTCTCTGAATTCCAGTTgctttgttaaaaatatatagtgcTTACTTTCTTTacccatttcttttctctttatgaTTGAAGTAGTAGTTGGAATTTAACAGACATCCAAAGTGAAGTGCACCCATTTGGATTTTGAAGCTgctatcttttatatatatatatgggtttgcTCACTATAAACTGTTGTTGGACCAGAACAAACAATGTCTCTACAATCCTCTTTCCTTACAGAGCATCTACCTTCATGGGTTAGTTTTTTCAAACCCCTTtaatatatttctctctctttatgttTTGCTAAGTTTATATTGCAcaaacacacatatatttatatgttattcTTAAACATTTCCATTAAGGCAGATGGGGGTTGTGCGTTGATCAATCGTTTTGGTTCATGCATATAAGAGTTGGGTGATTGGGTCAGACATTGCTTCTTATAAAGCCTTATTTAGTGTTAGTGTTTAATTTCCCAAATGTTGTGGTTGCAGCACAATGATAGTGATATTTTGTTGGTCCTATATATGGACCTGGGATGTTATTATGTAGGCTTGCAAATATGGGAGGGGATTTATAAGACTTGGGTTTTAAGTCTTGACTGTGTATTAGGAAGAAATTACTTTATAATAGCACAGAGAGATTGAATCAAATGAGGAAGGGACAAGAACTAGTCCTCGTTTAGGCTTTGTACTACAAATAATGGaatatttcataatttcattctgtttttttttttttttttttcttggttgcTTTATTTTATGCAGTACAATAACAATGCAACCTCAACATGCAATTCTTTTCTGAAATTCTACACTAACATTACAATCTTAATAGCAAGCTGCCCCATCTAACAGCATTGACATATTCTTAGTTGAGAAGCTCTATTTTTAGTCTTGCCGTATTTCATGTTCCATTGACAATGTACTTGTTATTTGTAAATGCTTAATTTTTGTATGATTGTTCAAATGTGATTACATGCGATTAGGTGGGAAGGTTATTCACCTCTATGATGCGGAACAGGTTGTACTTTCTACATTGCACAGTGTAagattctcttctttttttgtaattagaTGTTAAATCTGAGAAAAATTGCAGAACTTTTGTTTTTCTATCATCTCACACTAATATAATTCTTTTTGCAGGGTTTTAGATTTGATACAAGGGCTTTTGCAAGCCGGAATTCAGTGAAGAAATTGAGAAGAAATAGACAACCACCTGAAATTGTAGCAGATGTTCCTCCCACAAAAGATGATTATGTTCAAGATGAAAACACAGCTTCCTCTTTTGAAAATTCAGTTGATCAGAATTCTACAATAAAGCCTTCCAGGAGTACTGTGCTTCAGGCATGTACTATCACTTCTGGATTAATAGCGGCTTTGGGTATAATACTTCGTCAGGTATGCTTACTCTCATGCATCACTAACTTGGCATTCTACTCTATTTTTGTCTAAGAGTGATATTTCTGGGATTGTAAGAAGCCACCTAGTCATACTCATGTCATTTCCCCTCCGGTTTGGTTTCTCGTTGTGTTCTTTGAATTAAATGTGTTCGCTTCCTCCTTTTTGACCTTGTGgattcttccttttttctctttagatTGAATCACTACATAAGAGTGGAATCAAAATTGTGAGACAACAATGCATCCTTGTATCCTCTTATAATATGCGAGTAATGTTCTGTCATATTGTTAAATAGCAATCAGCGCCATAtgacttattttctatttagggtccgtttggatacagctgaaactgaaaactgaaaattgaaaacactgtagcaaaataatttttaaatgggtgaATAGTGACacgggtcccatttttaattttaaaaaatctgaaaagtacatgaatagtgcaccactgtgcggttactgttcacgcacagtGGTGCACAGTGCACCTGTCCCCTGTTGGAAGATGTGCgcagggaagaaaaaaaaaaaaaagttaaaaacgcGAACACCAGACGCAGCCACcctatccaaactcagccttaatatcaacattttatgttCACACCAAATACCAGTCATAAAACTTTGTTACTCAATGCTAAGTTCTTGATTTTAGTCAGGACGTGTCACTTTGGAGTAAAAGAGAATTTTCAATTTcactataataaaaattaaaaaatttcacgGGCAACATTATGTTTGGTCAATCATCTGGATCTTAATTTTGTTCTCTAATTGCTATTTGCAGGTATCCCATGTTGCATCAGTGGAAGGATTGCCAATCCTTGACTGCTCCGCAGAAGTATCATGTATAAATTTTGTGTTCACTTCTTATTGCAAATTTGTCAttgaaaacctttttttattgTTCTCCCTTTTCAGGTTCAACATCCTGCTTCTTTCCGCAGAATGCAAAGGGacattttctttgaaatttttttttggaaaactgaGCAGACAGGATAGTGAAAATCATCTAAAATGAATAGTTGTCCTAAAACATGATTAACATTTGCGGGAAGCAGCCAATCAGCCAATGGCAATGGAATAGCAGACACCAAATGCAAATCAaattattggttttgtttttctaGATTTTGAAAGCTCAATTGTACTTTCTCATGGatatgaaatataattttgggttttgattttcataaaaGATGTTACTAGAATAATCAAAATTTGCTTATTTTTCAAATCTGCAAAAAGGATTAGAAATCTATTGAAATGTAGAATGCCCTGATGctctattaaaataattttcctGATAATTAAATAATGTGGAGAATGTCATTCTAATATGGAATCATCTTTCCaatattctatattttatttttatacatccTTTTTGCCTCTTACGCTGTAGACTGGAATTGGGCATTCATTACTTAAAAGGGTGTCATGTTTTCCCCATGTACAGTTGGTTTTGAGATGTGGCATCTTGAGTTGATTACAGGAATAGTTGTATTGATATCATCAAGCCGATATCTACTACTGAAAACATGGCCAGATTTTGCCGAGTCTAGTGAAGCAGCCAATCAGCAGGTAGCTGTACTGATTTTCCTAACTGTCTCTAGAGGGACTCGtacatattatttaatttttgtaataaaagtAGCATCTCTACAACTGTCAGCATAGCTAGAATTATATATTGGATGGTTGAGAAAagtaacccccccccccccccccaacccttatctcccccaaaaaaaagaaaaagaagatactACTCCAGTTGAGTTGATATTGTACCAATCCTTAGCTGCTTTGATGAATTCCAACAACATCCTATATTTGATGCAGGTCCTTGCTTCACTTCAGATTTTGGATTACATAATTGTTGCATTCCTGCCTGGTATTAGTGAGGtaataaggaaagaaaaatgtttttatcatctttgtgtgtgtttttgtttttaattatagttCTATTATGAGTGCATTGTTACATGTGCTGGTTCATGGTTGACTAGGAATTGCTTTTCCGTGGTGCATTGCTACCACTTTTTGGATTCAATTGGAAGAGTGTCTTTCTGGTTGCCGCTATTTTTGGTGTTCTACATGTCGGCAGTGGCCGAAAGTATTCCTTTGCTATCTGGTATTCATCTTCTTGACTTGATTAAGATTTCATTCTCTCCAAATTAATTCATGAATCAATTGCATTGACTCTCCACTTTACCTTATTTAAATTAAGAGTAGGCATATATCCTCTTCATTTAGTCCCTACTAATATTTAGTATGCCCTTCTAGCTGCATCTTCTACTTTCCATTCTCTGATAGCTCTAACTTTCAAAGCAAATGTGATGCCTTCACTAGTCCATTTAAGGCGAAAATTAAACATGAGTAGTTATCTGTCATCTTATAAGTGAACAACTTTAACAGCCTTTGGACATCCAGCCAtggattattttttatagttaactatttttgtaaatagaattcatattaGGAGACCTAGtgttcaaatcccccctccccATTGTTGTCgacttatttataaaaataaaaaataaaactcagaAGAAGTTTGGATTGTATTGTTTGATGTCCTACGGAATAATCTTCAAACTATTCAGGCACTGTGGGCTCCAATTAATCAGGATTTTGGTGTTTGACATGTTTCAGGGCAACTTTTGTTGGGCTTGTGTATGGTTATGCCACAATTATGTCTTCTAGCCTTATTGTGCCAATGGCTTCTCACGCAATAAACAATCTGGTTGGAGGGATTTTGTGGCGATACACTTCATTCTCAAAATCATCACAGAAGTTATAAGACAATAACAATCTGCCTCATTTTTATTcgttagaaaaaaatattttctgttcTTCAAAACTGGTCAATGGTGCATCCTTGCCTAGCTAGTTTGGTGTAAATATGTGGTATGCATGAATTTGTCACCCACTTGTGCTGTAAATTCTTGTAGAACCATCTTAGTCTAGAAGGCGGGTGGTTTTGCTACaatatatcatatttttattcttgAAGTTGGAACATCTTTTTGGATTCAAACCCTTCAAATTAGAATAGAACTGCAATTTTAAGGATCATTAGATCTATGTGGTGGTGGAATTCTATCTCCTACCATTTTCACTGAAACAGAACTTTTATTCATTCAAACTAATTAAGATTACTCAATTTACCCGGCCGTGAACACCTTAAATTTAAATGACAAAGTTTTCCTCTAAATCAGTTTGGAGAAATGTTTTTCAACATATTATGTGGCGATTCATAAAATTATCTGTGTATTCTTTAAACAATGCACATAACTCATTAATAGGTCATGTGCTAAATAGTTGATAGCAACTAATGGTTTTATTAATCATCATGTAATAGGTTGAAagaattttcctccaaattgatttgaaagtaaagtatattttttttcata comes from Castanea sativa cultivar Marrone di Chiusa Pesio chromosome 3, ASM4071231v1 and encodes:
- the LOC142627622 gene encoding uncharacterized protein LOC142627622 isoform X1 — encoded protein: MGLLTINCCWTRTNNVSTILFPYRASTFMGGKVIHLYDAEQVVLSTLHSGFRFDTRAFASRNSVKKLRRNRQPPEIVADVPPTKDDYVQDENTASSFENSVDQNSTIKPSRSTVLQACTITSGLIAALGIILRQVSHVASVEGLPILDCSAEVSFGFEMWHLELITGIVVLISSSRYLLLKTWPDFAESSEAANQQVLASLQILDYIIVAFLPGISEELLFRGALLPLFGFNWKSVFLVAAIFGVLHVGSGRKYSFAIWATFVGLVYGYATIMSSSLIVPMASHAINNLVGGILWRYTSFSKSSQKL
- the LOC142627622 gene encoding uncharacterized protein LOC142627622 isoform X2, yielding MGGKVIHLYDAEQVVLSTLHSGFRFDTRAFASRNSVKKLRRNRQPPEIVADVPPTKDDYVQDENTASSFENSVDQNSTIKPSRSTVLQACTITSGLIAALGIILRQVSHVASVEGLPILDCSAEVSFGFEMWHLELITGIVVLISSSRYLLLKTWPDFAESSEAANQQVLASLQILDYIIVAFLPGISEELLFRGALLPLFGFNWKSVFLVAAIFGVLHVGSGRKYSFAIWATFVGLVYGYATIMSSSLIVPMASHAINNLVGGILWRYTSFSKSSQKL